One stretch of Halapricum desulfuricans DNA includes these proteins:
- the uvrA gene encoding excinuclease ABC subunit UvrA, translating to MSKDVIEVRGAEEHNLKDVDVEIPREELTVVTGLSGSGKSSLAFETVYAEGQRRYIESLSAYARNFLGQMDKPQVENVEGLSPAISIDQKNAANNPRSTVGTVTELHDYLRLLYARIGVPHCPECGREVGEQSAQNMVSRILELPEGTKAKLAAPVVRDQKGAFEDRFDDLVGEGYARVEVDGEEYDLTLDRPDLDENYDHTIDVIVDRVTVSTAARSRIADSVETALEESGGILKVILPDPPEDAELGGATARSTGDLAGAGDSADRSDRDRLEVEFSEDLACTHCGIDISEIETRSFSFNSPHGACPECEGIGETKEVDPDLVVTDPSKPLKDVFEPWSYNRTYYSRQIDNVAEHFGVSVETPFEELDEAVRRQFLWGTDERVHFEWTTKNGTREKTERFEGVIPNLERRHVETDSDRAREHIEEYMATTTCPACEGTRLKAESRAVLVDGTSITEVNQMSIGDALAHFEGMEANLDERDTKIAEEILKEIRARLGFMEEVGLEYLTLDREAATLSGGESQRIRLATQIGSGLVGVLYVLDEPSIGLHQRDNDRLLDTLEELRDLGNTLLVVEHDEETWHRADNVIDMGPGPGKRGGEVVVNGSLDEVVDAEESVTGEYIAGERSIPVPETRREGEGSVTVRGARQHNLQDLDVEIPLGTFTAITGVSGSGKSTLMHEVLYKGLVRRMNDTDVNPGEHDDIEGIEEIETVRLIDQSPIGRTPRSNPATYTNVFDHIRELFAETKLAKQRGYEKGRFSFNVKGGRCEACGGQGRVKIDMNFLSDVYVPCEECGGDRYNDATLEVTYRGKTIADVLEMSVDEAHEFFESHSGIRRRLQLLKDVGLGYMRLGQPSTTLSGGEAQRIKLAEELGKKDSGETLYLLDEPTTGLHPEDERKLIDVLHRLAEDGNTVVVIEHELDLVKNADHIVDLGPEGGENGGEIVTTGTPEEVARDEDSYTGEYLRDLLPDIELQGPRADREIARPVADDD from the coding sequence ATGAGCAAGGACGTCATCGAGGTCCGCGGCGCCGAAGAACACAACCTCAAGGACGTCGACGTCGAGATCCCCCGCGAGGAGCTGACCGTCGTTACCGGTCTCTCCGGGTCGGGGAAATCGTCGCTGGCCTTCGAAACCGTCTACGCGGAGGGCCAGCGCCGCTACATCGAGTCGCTGTCCGCCTACGCCCGGAACTTCCTGGGTCAGATGGACAAACCGCAGGTCGAGAACGTCGAAGGTCTCTCCCCGGCGATCTCGATCGATCAAAAGAACGCCGCCAACAACCCGCGTTCGACCGTGGGGACTGTCACCGAGTTGCACGACTATCTGCGATTGCTCTATGCCCGGATCGGCGTACCTCACTGTCCCGAATGCGGACGGGAAGTCGGCGAGCAGTCGGCCCAGAACATGGTCTCACGGATCCTCGAGCTGCCCGAGGGGACGAAGGCGAAACTGGCCGCGCCGGTCGTCCGCGACCAGAAGGGGGCCTTCGAGGACCGCTTTGATGACCTCGTGGGCGAGGGCTACGCACGCGTCGAGGTCGACGGCGAGGAATACGACCTCACGCTGGATCGGCCCGACCTCGATGAGAACTACGACCACACGATCGACGTGATCGTCGATCGCGTGACAGTCTCGACGGCGGCCCGGTCGCGGATCGCCGACTCCGTCGAGACCGCCCTCGAGGAGAGCGGCGGGATTCTCAAGGTGATCCTGCCCGACCCGCCCGAGGACGCAGAACTCGGCGGTGCGACCGCCCGTTCGACGGGCGATCTAGCCGGAGCCGGCGACAGCGCCGACCGTAGCGACCGAGATCGGCTCGAAGTCGAATTCTCGGAGGATCTCGCGTGCACCCACTGCGGGATCGACATCTCCGAGATCGAAACCCGGAGTTTCTCGTTCAACTCCCCGCACGGGGCCTGTCCCGAGTGTGAGGGGATCGGCGAGACCAAGGAGGTCGATCCCGATCTGGTCGTGACCGATCCCTCGAAGCCGCTGAAGGACGTCTTCGAGCCCTGGAGTTACAACCGGACCTACTACTCGCGGCAGATCGACAACGTCGCCGAGCACTTCGGCGTCTCCGTCGAGACGCCCTTCGAGGAACTCGATGAGGCGGTCCGGCGACAGTTCCTCTGGGGGACCGACGAGCGGGTCCACTTCGAGTGGACGACCAAGAACGGCACCCGCGAGAAGACCGAGCGCTTCGAGGGCGTCATCCCCAATCTGGAGCGGCGACACGTCGAGACCGACTCCGATCGGGCCCGCGAGCACATCGAGGAGTACATGGCCACGACGACCTGCCCGGCCTGTGAGGGGACGCGCCTGAAGGCGGAGTCCCGCGCGGTGCTGGTCGACGGCACATCGATCACGGAAGTGAATCAGATGTCGATCGGCGATGCCCTGGCGCACTTCGAGGGCATGGAGGCGAACCTCGACGAGCGCGACACCAAGATCGCCGAGGAGATCCTCAAGGAGATCCGCGCCCGACTGGGGTTCATGGAGGAGGTCGGACTGGAGTATCTCACGCTCGATCGGGAGGCCGCGACGCTGTCTGGCGGGGAGAGCCAGCGCATCCGGCTGGCCACCCAGATCGGGAGCGGTCTGGTTGGCGTGCTGTACGTGCTTGACGAGCCCTCGATCGGACTCCACCAGCGCGACAACGACCGCCTGCTGGACACGCTCGAGGAACTGCGCGATCTGGGCAACACGCTGCTCGTCGTCGAGCACGACGAGGAGACCTGGCACCGGGCGGACAACGTCATCGACATGGGACCCGGCCCGGGCAAGCGCGGCGGCGAGGTCGTCGTCAACGGCTCGCTCGATGAGGTCGTCGACGCCGAGGAGAGCGTCACCGGCGAGTACATCGCCGGCGAGCGGTCGATCCCGGTCCCGGAGACGCGCCGCGAGGGCGAGGGCAGCGTCACGGTCCGGGGCGCTCGCCAGCACAACCTGCAGGACCTGGACGTCGAGATCCCGCTCGGGACCTTCACCGCGATCACGGGCGTCTCCGGGTCGGGCAAGTCCACGCTGATGCACGAGGTGCTCTACAAGGGACTGGTCCGGCGGATGAACGACACGGACGTCAACCCCGGCGAGCACGACGATATCGAGGGGATCGAGGAGATCGAGACGGTCCGGCTGATCGACCAGTCGCCGATCGGGCGCACGCCCCGTTCGAACCCCGCGACCTACACGAACGTCTTCGATCACATCCGCGAGCTGTTCGCCGAGACGAAACTCGCGAAACAGCGCGGTTACGAGAAGGGCCGCTTTTCCTTCAACGTCAAGGGCGGTCGGTGCGAGGCCTGCGGCGGGCAGGGCCGGGTCAAGATCGACATGAACTTCCTCAGCGACGTCTACGTCCCCTGCGAGGAGTGCGGCGGCGACCGCTACAACGACGCGACCCTGGAAGTCACGTACAGGGGCAAGACCATCGCGGACGTCCTGGAGATGAGCGTCGACGAGGCCCACGAGTTCTTCGAGAGTCACTCGGGCATCCGCCGGCGGCTGCAACTGCTGAAAGACGTCGGGCTGGGCTACATGCGGCTGGGCCAGCCGTCGACCACGCTGTCGGGCGGCGAGGCCCAGCGGATCAAGCTCGCCGAGGAGCTCGGCAAGAAAGACTCCGGCGAGACGCTGTATCTCCTAGACGAGCCGACGACCGGGCTCCATCCCGAGGACGAACGGAAGCTGATCGACGTGCTCCACCGGCTGGCCGAGGACGGCAACACGGTCGTCGTCATCGAGCACGAACTCGATCTGGTGAAAAACGCCGACCACATCGTCGATCTCGGCCCCGAGGGCGGCGAGAACGGCGGCGAGATCGTCACGACGGGCACGCCCGAGGAAGTGGCCCGCGACGAGGACTCCTACACCGGCGAGTACCTGCGTGATCTACTGCCGGACATCGAATTGCAGGGACCGCGCGCGGACCGGGAGATCGCACGGCCAGTCGCGGACGACGACTAG
- a CDS encoding ribbon-helix-helix protein, CopG family, with translation MGASDDRQRVHFQSPAYLVDRLDAMADLLGTDRTELLVEAIREYVESTADSEAFRERVAASYYEDKLDVKTVKQLVGPEQAQRLRLLKADLESDPFELAAPEEERDIYSGDAVEADETTTDQR, from the coding sequence ATGGGCGCGAGCGACGACCGACAGCGAGTGCACTTCCAGTCGCCGGCGTATCTGGTCGATCGGCTCGACGCGATGGCCGATCTGCTCGGGACAGATCGGACCGAGCTTCTCGTCGAGGCGATCCGGGAGTACGTCGAGTCGACCGCCGACAGCGAGGCCTTTCGGGAGCGCGTCGCGGCAAGCTACTACGAGGACAAACTGGACGTCAAGACGGTCAAACAGCTCGTGGGTCCCGAGCAGGCACAGCGACTCCGGCTGCTCAAGGCCGATCTCGAGTCCGACCCGTTCGAACTGGCCGCGCCCGAGGAGGAGCGCGACATCTACAGCGGTGACGCAGTCGAAGCCGACGAGACGACGACCGATCAGAGATGA
- a CDS encoding DUF460 domain-containing protein, with product MSTRTGALDALVFGVDVQSGDVRGDAPSYALVIFDGESLERDVVSHRKLRRLIDSREPAIVATDNMYELASDKDALVNLLRELPAGTKLVQVTGDERPEPLSRVAKRHGVPYDKQPMAEAEAAARLAAGNVGYEVSAFTDTTEVKVARGRSTGGGGGFSEDRYTRRIHGAVKTTAREVESELDAAGLDYEKAVTEKYGGYANAVFEVEGRPADIPVSEHRSGDTRIEIERLRRDGIEFRPLAKRRDHVLVGVDPGTTTAVAIVGLEGSVLDVYSTRTDDTAAVTEWIVERGRPVVVAADVTPMPNTVEKLRRSFDAAGWVPDSDLPVDEKQHRTREVPYDNDHERDALAAALSAYDDHEDQIDRIAAKVPPEVEVGPVVADVVAGEHSVESALAARDDGESDDEAGETSHEPRELTAEEKKIRRLEARVERLESHTEDLKDTIATKNDRIDEYERKLERARSEQRTEARKRREVTRLERENDRLRRELDDERERVEDLEGKLERLKALWKLDHSNFADVSEKREGLVPVKVVEKFTTEAIRDADERFGLAGGDVIMFRDATGAGRSTAERLAEIEPRLVLRQGGLSDASDEVLFEQRVPVADAEEVTVQEVDELAVAREREVETAIEEWNDWVAERKRERNQQMVDRLISEHRASDRGES from the coding sequence GTGAGCACGCGAACAGGAGCCCTCGACGCCCTCGTGTTCGGCGTGGACGTCCAGAGCGGTGACGTCCGCGGCGACGCGCCCTCCTACGCGCTCGTGATCTTCGACGGGGAGTCGCTCGAGCGCGACGTCGTCTCCCACCGGAAGCTCCGGCGGCTGATCGACAGCAGAGAGCCCGCGATCGTCGCCACCGACAACATGTACGAGCTGGCCAGCGACAAGGACGCGCTGGTCAACCTGCTGCGGGAACTGCCCGCCGGGACGAAACTCGTACAGGTCACGGGCGACGAGCGACCCGAGCCCCTCTCGCGGGTCGCCAAGCGCCACGGCGTCCCCTACGACAAGCAGCCGATGGCCGAGGCCGAGGCCGCCGCCCGACTTGCGGCCGGGAACGTCGGCTACGAGGTGTCGGCGTTCACCGACACGACGGAGGTCAAGGTCGCGCGCGGGCGCTCGACCGGCGGCGGTGGCGGCTTCTCGGAGGACCGCTACACGCGCCGGATCCACGGCGCGGTCAAGACGACCGCCCGCGAGGTCGAGTCCGAACTCGACGCGGCCGGGCTGGACTACGAGAAGGCGGTCACCGAGAAGTACGGCGGCTACGCCAACGCCGTGTTCGAAGTCGAGGGGCGGCCCGCCGACATCCCCGTCTCCGAGCACCGCAGCGGCGACACCCGCATCGAGATCGAGCGATTGCGACGGGACGGCATCGAGTTCCGCCCGCTCGCCAAGCGCCGCGATCACGTGCTGGTCGGCGTCGATCCCGGGACGACCACCGCCGTCGCCATCGTCGGTCTCGAGGGGTCGGTGCTGGACGTCTACTCGACGCGGACCGACGACACAGCCGCTGTCACCGAGTGGATCGTCGAGCGCGGTCGGCCGGTCGTCGTCGCCGCCGACGTGACGCCGATGCCCAACACCGTCGAGAAACTGCGCCGGAGTTTCGACGCCGCGGGATGGGTTCCCGACTCGGACCTGCCGGTCGACGAGAAACAGCACCGCACCCGCGAGGTTCCATACGACAACGACCACGAGCGCGACGCGCTGGCCGCGGCGCTGTCGGCCTACGACGACCACGAGGACCAGATCGATCGGATCGCCGCGAAAGTCCCGCCCGAGGTCGAGGTCGGCCCGGTCGTCGCCGACGTGGTCGCCGGTGAACACTCCGTCGAGAGCGCGCTGGCCGCCCGCGACGACGGCGAGAGCGACGACGAGGCCGGCGAGACGAGCCACGAGCCGCGGGAGCTGACCGCCGAAGAGAAGAAGATCAGGCGACTGGAGGCGCGAGTCGAGCGCCTGGAGTCACACACCGAGGACCTCAAAGACACCATCGCCACCAAGAACGACCGGATCGACGAGTACGAGCGAAAGCTCGAGCGAGCGCGCAGCGAGCAGCGGACCGAGGCGCGCAAGCGCCGGGAGGTCACGCGTCTCGAACGGGAGAACGACCGGCTACGGCGCGAACTCGATGACGAGCGCGAGCGCGTCGAGGACCTGGAGGGGAAACTCGAACGCCTGAAGGCCCTCTGGAAGCTCGATCACTCGAACTTCGCGGACGTCTCCGAGAAGCGAGAGGGGCTGGTCCCGGTCAAGGTCGTCGAGAAGTTCACGACCGAGGCCATCCGGGACGCCGACGAGCGGTTCGGCCTCGCGGGCGGCGACGTGATCATGTTCCGGGACGCCACCGGCGCGGGCCGCTCGACGGCCGAGCGCCTCGCCGAGATCGAACCCCGGCTGGTGTTGCGTCAGGGCGGGCTCTCGGACGCCTCCGACGAGGTGCTGTTCGAGCAGCGCGTGCCCGTCGCCGACGCCGAGGAAGTGACCGTCCAGGAGGTCGACGAACTCGCCGTCGCCCGCGAGCGCGAGGTCGAAACCGCGATAGAAGAGTGGAACGACTGGGTGGCCGAACGAAAGCGCGAGCGCAATCAACAGATGGTCGACCGACTCATCAGCGAACACCGGGCGTCCGACCGCGGCGAGAGTTAA
- a CDS encoding DUF1641 domain-containing protein has protein sequence MSESRAAETDDFEALVEEDPEAVASLLERLDADGATPDVESLLKGGDLSIRGDESSEASADADELAPLVEAADANADELAAGLASLAQIQRTGTLDDLLELAQIASLLMGAMDDEMVMSLSNLGSELGGVADTASEEDVARGLESVLHAVGDATSEQPEPVGAIGFAKALRDPEVKAGLGVALALVRALGRNVDPPAED, from the coding sequence ATGAGCGAGAGCCGAGCCGCGGAGACGGACGACTTCGAGGCGCTGGTCGAAGAGGACCCCGAAGCCGTCGCGAGCCTGCTCGAACGGCTCGACGCCGACGGGGCGACACCGGACGTCGAGTCGTTGCTCAAGGGCGGCGACCTCTCGATTCGAGGGGACGAGTCGTCGGAAGCGTCCGCGGACGCCGACGAACTCGCACCGCTCGTCGAGGCGGCCGACGCCAACGCCGACGAACTGGCCGCGGGCCTTGCGTCGCTCGCGCAGATCCAGCGGACCGGCACGCTTGACGACCTGCTGGAACTGGCCCAGATCGCCTCACTGCTGATGGGCGCGATGGACGACGAGATGGTGATGAGCCTCTCGAATCTGGGGTCGGAGCTCGGCGGCGTGGCCGATACGGCGAGCGAGGAAGACGTCGCTCGCGGGCTGGAGTCGGTGCTGCACGCCGTCGGCGACGCCACGAGCGAACAGCCCGAGCCGGTCGGCGCGATCGGCTTCGCGAAGGCGCTGCGCGACCCCGAGGTCAAGGCCGGTCTCGGCGTCGCGCTGGCGCTGGTCAGGGCTCTCGGCCGCAACGTCGATCCGCCCGCCGAAGACTGA
- a CDS encoding NAD(P)/FAD-dependent oxidoreductase, with the protein MTERIVIVGGGTGGTVLANRLSERLEPELDSGEVEVVLINDGEKQYYKPAYLYVPFDKKDVSEATKPIKDLLPRDVQFRVDRVESVDTDRKRVTLSSGGGLAYDQLVLATGANLAPENVPGLAEGGHHFYGPDGAETLKEELAEFREGHLVLSVVGVPHMCPAAPVEFTLMADDWLRKRGLREDVEITYTYPIQRPHGLQSIADWVTPIFEERDINVKTFFNVESVDPDAQRLETMEGKELDYDLLVGIPPHEGSDLIEEAGLGDSGWVDVDQYTLEAEHAEDVYAIGDAADVPTSKAGSVAHYEAGTVADRIATRVRDGVPTATFDGKTVCFIETGMDEATFVSFEYGSEPTMREPSKPIHWAKLGYNESYWLTARGLI; encoded by the coding sequence GTGACAGAACGCATCGTCATCGTCGGCGGCGGAACCGGCGGGACAGTACTGGCGAACAGACTCTCCGAGCGACTCGAGCCGGAACTCGACAGCGGTGAGGTCGAGGTCGTACTGATCAACGACGGCGAGAAGCAGTATTACAAGCCGGCGTACCTGTACGTCCCCTTCGACAAGAAGGACGTCTCGGAGGCGACGAAGCCGATCAAAGACCTGCTACCCCGTGACGTGCAGTTCCGGGTCGACCGCGTCGAGAGCGTCGACACCGACCGCAAGCGGGTGACGCTCTCCTCCGGCGGCGGGCTCGCATACGACCAGCTCGTGCTGGCGACCGGCGCGAACCTCGCGCCCGAGAACGTGCCCGGCCTCGCCGAGGGCGGCCACCACTTCTACGGTCCGGACGGGGCCGAGACTCTCAAAGAGGAACTCGCGGAGTTCCGCGAGGGGCATCTCGTGTTGAGCGTGGTCGGCGTGCCGCACATGTGCCCGGCCGCGCCCGTCGAGTTCACGCTGATGGCCGACGACTGGCTGCGCAAGCGCGGCCTGCGCGAGGACGTCGAAATCACCTACACGTACCCGATCCAGCGTCCCCACGGGCTGCAGTCGATCGCCGACTGGGTGACGCCGATCTTCGAGGAACGGGACATCAACGTGAAGACGTTCTTCAACGTCGAGTCGGTCGATCCCGACGCCCAGCGACTGGAGACCATGGAGGGCAAGGAGCTCGACTACGACCTGCTGGTCGGCATCCCGCCACACGAGGGCAGCGACCTGATCGAGGAGGCGGGTCTCGGCGACAGCGGCTGGGTCGACGTCGACCAGTACACGCTAGAGGCCGAACACGCCGAAGACGTCTACGCGATCGGCGACGCCGCGGACGTGCCGACCTCGAAAGCCGGCAGCGTCGCCCACTACGAGGCCGGGACCGTCGCTGACCGGATCGCAACCCGGGTCCGCGACGGCGTGCCGACCGCCACCTTCGACGGGAAGACGGTCTGTTTCATCGAGACCGGGATGGACGAGGCGACGTTCGTCTCCTTCGAGTACGGCTCCGAGCCGACCATGCGCGAGCCCTCGAAGCCGATCCACTGGGCGAAGCTGGGCTACAACGAGTCCTACTGGCTGACCGCCAGGGGGTTGATCTAG
- a CDS encoding sulfurtransferase TusA family protein, protein MSESISPDETVDSRGAACPGPLMDLIGKVQDADPGTVIELQTSDSGSKGDVPEWIDEAGHELLDTVEHDDYWSIYVEKTD, encoded by the coding sequence ATGAGTGAATCCATTTCCCCCGACGAAACGGTCGACTCGCGCGGTGCGGCCTGTCCCGGTCCGCTGATGGACCTGATCGGCAAGGTCCAGGACGCCGATCCCGGGACGGTAATCGAACTCCAGACCAGCGACAGCGGTTCGAAAGGCGACGTGCCCGAGTGGATCGACGAGGCCGGCCACGAACTGCTCGACACCGTCGAACACGACGACTACTGGAGCATCTACGTCGAGAAGACGGACTGA
- a CDS encoding DsrE/DsrF/DrsH-like family protein, protein MTGYAIVLTSGELERVQAVSMIGSIAAASDTPVQVFATMNGLTAFEKETVESGDFEVAGPAGYAMLESDGDEVPMFTEQLERAKNLGPLEVYACEMVMDLMGNDLDDYVDVFDDVLGVSGFLREASDKQVLFV, encoded by the coding sequence ATGACCGGATACGCAATCGTGCTCACTTCGGGCGAACTGGAGCGAGTGCAGGCGGTAAGTATGATCGGGTCGATCGCCGCCGCGTCGGACACGCCGGTGCAGGTGTTCGCGACGATGAACGGCCTGACGGCCTTCGAGAAGGAGACAGTCGAGAGCGGCGACTTCGAGGTCGCCGGACCGGCCGGATATGCGATGCTCGAATCGGACGGCGACGAGGTCCCGATGTTTACCGAACAGCTCGAGCGGGCGAAGAACCTCGGTCCGCTCGAGGTCTACGCCTGCGAGATGGTGATGGACCTGATGGGCAACGACCTCGACGACTACGTCGACGTCTTCGACGACGTGCTGGGCGTCTCCGGCTTCCTGCGGGAGGCATCGGACAAGCAGGTGCTGTTCGTCTGA
- a CDS encoding cation-translocating P-type ATPase, translating into MIRDGDVETPWSLSASDVLADVDVAPDEGLSEDAVERRRAQFGPNELREAERKHWSVVLADQFESFIVLLLAVAGFAAFLLGDVVESVAIFAVLGINGAIGFVTEMRAIGSIESLRELAEIHTRVRRAGEQRTVSADELVPGDVVVLQAGDFVPADLRILEPSKLQVDESALTGESVPVGKTSEPLAVDVPLAERENMLYKGTYVTRGSVEAVVVTTGPDTELGHISASLQELTETRTPLQEKLDDLGQTLVPFLLVVATVVLVSGWARGQDLFLMVETAIALTIATVPEGLPIVATLVLARGMWRMADRNALVTDLASVETLGSTTVICTDKTGTLTENRMTVAEYELASGPIEVTGVGLETEGAFRRDGRELAEPEGRIVRDALEVGVLCNNADVTERDGGIEAAGDPMEVALLIAGRKAGIDREDLGQSMPEVREVSFDPAVKMMATYHEADDTCRVAVKGAPEAVVEASTQVVTADGTETLSASERAAWLRKSERMAEEGLRVLALAQKETATAEASPYEDLTLLGLVGFVDPPREEVRSTIERCQDAGIRVVMVTGDHAGTARNIAYSVGLVDEPDAEVIEGRELGDRESISEAERDRFVGASVFARVSPEHKLDLIDLHQSAGSIVAMTGDGVNDAPALKRADIGVAMGQRGTQVAQEASDMILRDDNFQSIYHAVREGRVIFSNIRKFVLYLMSCNLSELLAILIASLLGFPLPLLPLQILFLNVVTDIFPAFALGACGGSDDIMDRPPRDPDEPIMTRTNWTELGFYGVVIALATVGAFVIGGRVSGGMATDEAVTISFLTLAFAQLWHVFDVREVTSGILRNEVTENPYVWGALGLSTLILVGAVYLPGISLALGTAPIGVEAWSIVLAMSLLPLVVGQLEREARRRFGANDTDGSVRSSKP; encoded by the coding sequence GTGATACGAGACGGCGACGTCGAGACGCCGTGGTCGCTGTCCGCGAGCGACGTGCTCGCAGATGTCGACGTCGCGCCGGACGAGGGGCTCTCCGAAGACGCCGTCGAGCGCAGGCGGGCGCAGTTCGGTCCGAACGAGTTGCGCGAGGCCGAACGAAAGCACTGGAGTGTCGTACTGGCCGACCAGTTCGAGAGCTTCATCGTGCTGTTGCTCGCCGTCGCCGGGTTCGCGGCGTTTCTCCTGGGAGACGTCGTCGAGAGCGTCGCGATCTTCGCTGTGCTGGGCATCAACGGTGCGATCGGTTTCGTCACCGAGATGCGCGCGATCGGCTCGATCGAGAGCCTCCGGGAACTCGCGGAGATTCACACTCGCGTCCGTCGAGCCGGAGAGCAGAGAACGGTGTCGGCCGACGAGCTCGTGCCGGGTGACGTCGTGGTGCTACAGGCCGGCGATTTCGTCCCGGCCGACCTGCGGATTCTCGAGCCGTCGAAACTGCAGGTCGACGAGTCGGCGCTCACGGGCGAATCAGTTCCCGTCGGGAAGACGAGCGAGCCGCTGGCGGTGGACGTCCCGCTCGCCGAGCGGGAGAACATGCTCTACAAGGGGACCTACGTCACCCGGGGCTCCGTCGAGGCGGTGGTCGTCACGACCGGCCCCGACACGGAACTGGGACACATTTCCGCGTCGCTGCAGGAACTGACCGAGACCCGGACGCCGCTGCAGGAGAAACTCGACGACCTGGGGCAGACGCTCGTTCCGTTTCTGCTCGTGGTGGCGACGGTCGTCCTCGTCTCCGGGTGGGCACGGGGCCAGGACCTGTTTCTGATGGTCGAGACGGCAATCGCCCTGACGATCGCGACCGTCCCGGAAGGGTTGCCGATCGTCGCTACGCTCGTACTGGCCAGGGGGATGTGGCGGATGGCCGACCGCAACGCGCTGGTGACCGACCTCGCGTCCGTCGAGACGCTCGGCTCTACCACCGTCATCTGTACCGACAAGACGGGGACGCTGACGGAAAACAGGATGACAGTCGCCGAGTACGAGCTCGCGAGCGGACCGATCGAGGTCACCGGCGTCGGGCTCGAGACGGAGGGGGCCTTCCGCCGCGACGGCCGGGAACTAGCCGAGCCCGAGGGCCGGATCGTCCGGGACGCGCTCGAGGTGGGCGTGCTGTGCAACAACGCCGACGTGACCGAGCGGGACGGCGGAATCGAAGCGGCGGGCGACCCGATGGAGGTAGCGCTGCTGATCGCAGGCCGGAAGGCCGGGATCGACCGAGAGGACCTCGGACAGTCGATGCCGGAGGTCCGTGAGGTCTCCTTCGACCCGGCGGTCAAGATGATGGCCACCTACCACGAGGCGGACGATACCTGCAGGGTCGCCGTGAAGGGCGCGCCGGAAGCCGTCGTCGAGGCGTCGACGCAGGTCGTGACAGCCGACGGCACCGAGACGCTGTCGGCGTCCGAGCGGGCGGCGTGGCTCCGCAAGAGCGAGCGGATGGCCGAGGAGGGGCTTCGCGTCCTCGCGCTCGCGCAGAAAGAGACAGCGACTGCGGAGGCGTCGCCGTACGAAGACCTGACGTTGCTCGGGCTGGTCGGGTTCGTCGATCCGCCGCGCGAGGAGGTCCGATCGACTATCGAGCGGTGTCAGGACGCCGGGATCCGGGTCGTCATGGTGACCGGCGATCACGCGGGCACGGCGAGAAACATCGCCTACAGCGTCGGCCTGGTCGACGAGCCCGACGCCGAGGTGATCGAGGGCCGGGAGCTCGGAGACCGGGAATCCATCTCCGAGGCGGAGCGGGATCGGTTCGTGGGCGCGTCCGTCTTCGCGCGCGTCAGCCCGGAGCACAAGCTCGACCTGATCGACCTGCACCAGTCGGCCGGCTCGATCGTCGCCATGACGGGCGACGGAGTCAACGACGCGCCGGCGCTGAAGCGGGCCGACATCGGCGTCGCCATGGGCCAGCGCGGAACCCAGGTCGCCCAGGAGGCCTCAGACATGATCCTCCGGGACGACAACTTCCAGAGCATCTATCACGCCGTCAGGGAGGGACGGGTCATCTTCAGCAACATCCGGAAGTTCGTGCTGTATCTCATGTCCTGTAACCTCAGCGAACTCCTGGCGATCCTGATCGCCTCGCTGCTCGGGTTCCCGCTCCCGTTGCTTCCACTGCAGATCCTCTTTCTCAACGTCGTGACCGACATCTTTCCCGCGTTCGCGCTCGGGGCCTGCGGCGGCAGCGATGACATCATGGACCGACCGCCGCGAGACCCCGACGAACCGATCATGACCCGGACGAACTGGACGGAACTCGGCTTCTACGGGGTGGTGATCGCGCTCGCCACGGTCGGCGCGTTCGTGATCGGCGGCCGCGTCTCCGGCGGGATGGCGACCGACGAGGCCGTCACGATCTCGTTTCTCACGCTCGCGTTCGCCCAGCTCTGGCACGTCTTCGACGTCCGGGAGGTCACCTCCGGAATCCTGCGAAACGAGGTCACCGAGAACCCGTACGTCTGGGGCGCGCTGGGGCTTTCGACGCTGATCCTCGTCGGGGCAGTCTACCTGCCCGGGATCTCGCTGGCGCTCGGCACCGCCCCGATCGGCGTCGAGGCGTGGTCGATCGTGCTCGCGATGAGTCTGCTCCCGCTTGTCGTCGGCCAGCTCGAGCGTGAGGCGCGGCGACGGTTCGGCGCGAACGACACGGACGGTAGCGTCCGGTCGTCGAAACCGTGA